ccCGCGCGCTGACTGCCTGTCGTCATGGAAGACGTGACCGTTCAACCGCGCGCTCATCTCGCCATCGGCCGCCAGTGGAAATCGCGTTCCGTTCTGCTTCTGCCCAACTTTTCCAGGGAAAaagtatctctctctctccacttaTTCCATTCCATGTCTTTTTgatcgatttttttaaataaagggaAAATAGCGTAAATATAGTATATAACtcaatcagaaaagaaaaaaacaaatattccgTAAGTGTATACAGCCGCCGGTGCTATTATATGACGCCGTCAGTTCCCAACCAACCGCGAAatctccaaaagaaaaaaagggccccGCGTTATTGCCAATGTTTTTTGACAAGCCAGTCGAGCGAAACCCCGCGATTGATCACCGCTCtctggcgtgtgtgtgtgtgtggtataGAGTTATTACatcatctctctctcgagCTATATACAGATGCGTGGGCCACAATGAGCTCTGCAAAAAAAGCCAAGTTATTACATTTATtccaataaatatattttttgttttgtatttttgttttgcctcCAGCTGCCAGTtagatttattattgaaaaatccAATTCCAATATCGCAGCGCTTCCGGTTGCAGAGGTCCGGCAGCACTTCACCAATTGAATTGTGTGTACAGAGAATCAATCAAAAAGTCAACCTCAACTAccgaaaaacttttatttttattcttttccaattttttagaaatttcatatttttaaaagttagaccgataaaaaaaaaactattttagaaaacagggaaaaaatgtttttgaaaaaaaaattctttcgagGACATGTGCTTCACATCGTGTACCCAACAGCTCCCAGCTCGGGAAAAGAATGTCAACAATtttttggaaacattttttctgttCCGCAGCCCCCgcctgagctgctgctgctgctgctgccctttatttttttgtggttgCCTTATTTGAATGcgcgttccctttttttccgaaATAGATTTTTACCGGGACCCGTCGCTCTCCTCCTTTTTGGTTTCTCATTTCGTGTTGTATCCGAGAGTCGCGTTCCGGAATGATTCGaaacgcgcgcgcgcgcgcgtttttttttattttttttctcccgtggGCTAtatagtcccccccccccctcttctttCGTGCAACTGTCTCTCTGGCGTTTCTCATCATCGGGACGGAATGTCGTTGTCGGCCATCTTCTCATTTCCTTTCGTCTAGCGATCCGAGACTCACGAGGGGACATCATTCGACAATCGACCGTGTTTCTTCCTGTTTTCTTCCTGCGCTGCACAAGAGAAAGGGAAGGAGGGGGGGGCGAGACTcttatgttttgtttctcaAATGACGTCATTCCTCAAACGACTTTCATCTATTCGAGAAGGGACTGGCTTATGTAATTTTAACTGCGGGGACTACATATTAttaccgctgctgctgctggcagcGTTTCATTAGCATACCTTGAACGGGGGGGCGAAAAAATTCAGAGATAAAATGATTCTCCCTTGAGGAGAATCATTCTGTTCACATGTGTGTGACTTTTGTGTGTATACATATCTTTAacatttatttagttttttaaatgataactttttttttatttagcctCCACCCGTGGCTCCGGGACCGGTCATTCAACACGATGGTCCCGTCATGCAGCTGAGCGGCAAAGGACTCCTAGTTCCAGGCTCCTGGAAGCGTCGCTACTGCGTCCTGGACGGCCGTCGTCTCTACTACTATCAGCTCAACggggtaaataataataataaatagccAAACGTATCTAAAGAGCAGAGCGCCAGCAGACGAAGCTCTTCATTGTTCCAACACCTCTCGGATTTGTTCTGGGTTTCCCCCCTTCTAATGAAAACGTGTGGGAGCTGGGAGGGAAGTAAGAAATAAGGTGACGACGAGATCCTATTTTTGACTTCCGGCTTCTCTCTCGTCCCGCTGCCTCGTCTCAGCTGTGCGGGTTAGAAAACAGCAGCAACGGGAAGTTGTCTAGAAATCAACGCCTTCCTTATCTTATAGCTGATGTGAACTGCGGGAGAATGAGAAACCCCCAAAACCGCGCTGATTTCGTGCCCATAATAAGGAAATCGAAAGAAAGTAGACTGACAACTTATAACGGCATCGTTTATTTAGTCTAACAGTTTTAGATTAGCCAAAACTCGACCGGTTTTTATTATTCGTGTTGGCACACTtctcggaaattttttttttttttttgtgtacaTAAATTAAATAACGCGTGGTTTTGATCTGGTGATttcactcttttctttttgttgttgttttgtccaTTTAAGGAAAATCAGGGTCATCTGCATTACCGTGACAAGACGAGTCACTACGTCGACCTGGACAACTACGACATTTGCGAAGAAGCCAAAGGCATCAAAACCGCTTCAAATGTGTTAGTCATCAGCTCGTCAGAGATCgagaaatcttttttcgaCACGGTATGAACAATCTAATCCAACTATacgtatataaataaatgtatacaCGTATTATTTATACAATGACTTGTGCCGATTTCTCTTTCTACTCCCTAGATGGGCATATAAACTTTTgactcacgtttttttttcttttcttttcataatACAGGGGCGGCTGTACCTGTCGGCCGAGACTGCCAAAGAAATGAACGAGTGGATCAGTCAGATCCGGTCGGCCATGTCGGCTCTGCGAAACGGCCCAGCCAAGGCTCAGCCTCCTCCCAAGAGCTCGTCCAagtcggctgctgctgatgtatCGACATGCTCCACTGCTGAGGTTAGctttctcttccttttctctttctccagcACAGTGCACATTTGAACGCATCGCCGAGAATCACACCCGTCACGCAAGACGAACCCATTAGAATTCTAGAAAAAAcggtggggggaaaaacaaTAAGCAAACAGTGTCGAGCTAGCCCCATGTGCGGGACAGATGCGCAAAAGGAGACCCTCGCCGGCcctttttgtttcaatgtGAATCCACTCCCCAAACGGACACATTCCTCGGGGTAATCGAGTCACGTAACGTGTGTCTAAGCTGTGAATCCGTGCAGCGGTTGTTATTTCAGAGTGCGTTCCTTTTTCCGTCCGTGTGGGAGCCACaccctcgtcgtcgtccattCTTAATGGCTATTATAACGTCATTTCTCTATCATAGACGCTCTTTTTCTATATGAACGCCGATCAAAAATCGATGGCCGGTGGGAGGTTACACGATCGGAGCGCGTGAGATGGATGTCGAATCGCGATGATGGATCTCTACTACTACCCCacgctctttttttaaatcgatatTTAATTGACGGGGGGGGCAactcaagagagagagagagagagtccgcCGGAAGGGGCCACACTGTCATTAACTAATGGCCCTGACTGATTCGTTTCGCCTCCCCTCGTGTACATGTTGGTTCTCTCACACTACTAACGAGGAACTGGTTTGATGCCGTTTGACGGATGTATATATGATGCAAGACGTGTGAGATGAACATCATGTTCTTCGTTACATACGTatacaaaatggaaaaacaagaCCGGCaggattttcaatttaaaactaATTTCGTTGATCGATATCCGCAAACCGTCGGCGAACGCCGCCCCCGCACTTTTCCCACGAAGCGCAAACTACCCCGCAGGGGGTCCGATCTATAGACGAGAATTTACACAAGACAAACACGCTCCAGGGTGCGCAAGACTCATCAAAGCATTAGTGAATGTGTCTgtggatgtgtgtgtatagttcCCTGGGcgggctgttttttttttaaatcttttttggcAATAAGGTTCCAGGCAAAAATCGATAgacttcattttttcttctctaaaAATATACACGATCCTCTCTCCAGCGACCTTTCCAACTTGGATATTAAATacgtatatacgtatatacacTCCGTCATAGAGACTTTGCCTTTCATTATAGCCgcgcaccacacacacacgcggccAGGAGTTAAATAGACACACGTACGGGCGACTATTATTGTACGGAGCCTAGGCTGCGCCGATGGGTGGCGGGACTATCGGAGTGCGCGCCCGGAGAGCGGGCGATCGATTTCAATccgaatgtgtgtgtgtgtgtgtctgccggGCTGGTGCAGCAAAGACAGATGCGAGTGTATTGGGTGGAAAATAATAACGGGAAAGTCAAAGAGAATGGCGGGTGGGGGCTAcgtcaaaaaaagataaggtacatataacaataacaataaagAATGAAGACACGGCGAACCGGCTAGTGTTGAGAGAAATCGATGAAGCGAGAGCGCGGCCAGTGGCGGTACTCAATTCGTCCCAATCGGAGGCcaacagaaaaatatataagaaacacaacaaagaagaagaagaagaaaaagttgattcttttcaaaacttttgtgAGTGTCTGAGGGACTTTTTTCGATATAGTCGGAAGGGGCCAGAAGGTTTTCAGGTTTCGACAGAGTCATCAGTCGGGTCGTTTTGACGTTATTATCATCGACCATTCAGGCCAGCGCACAGCTCAAACTTTTTCATTTGTGCCCGTCCTTTTATCatcaccaattcacacccacTCTTGGTTGGAAGGTGGGAGCCTTTATCTTTCTGAACTAGGTCCCCTCCTCTCATTGAAACTCCAGTAATTTTGTAATTAGGTCAGAGATAACTTTTTTGCATATAAAATGTGTCTCAAATTGCGTTATATTGCAGCAGGCGGCCAAGATGAACACGACCGAGACGGGATTAGAAAATTCCATCCTGCTCCTGAATCCCGGCGAACATTTGGATTGCATCACCAAACAAAGGGCCAAGGGACCCACTGGGCGTCGACTGCCGCGCCAGGCCAAATCCCGACTCTATCCGGCGTCGGACGCcgtccagcaacagcagcgcaGCGAGAGCCTCCCGCGGCTAGAGCCGGCGGTCAACAACGATCCCGTCAACATCAGGTTGGGCAATGTCAAGCACGCCGCCATCATCCCTGGCAATCGTTTGATCAATCGCATGATGGAATTGGACAGCGTCGATGAAGACGAGTCCACTGTTGTCGTTGAGCCCGATCCTCCTCCACCAGTCCCGATCCTTAAAATTCCCGATGACGACAAACTCGCCGTTCCCGATCATTCCGGCTTCGATCAGTCGTGGTTTCTCGGGAGCGCTAGGGCGTCGTCTCTTGGTCCAATCACTTTATCGCCACCACCGCAAACCGAATTaatcggtggtggtggtggtgctggtgctgAACAATCCGACGCCCAGTCCTCGTCATCGACGTCCCTACCGACAGGCGTCACTTCTCGTCCGGCCAATCGATACTGGACTTGCAATTTCCTCTAatcaataacaataatatAACCTCCCCTCCCAACATagtagtttgtgtgtgtgtgtgttatctcTTTCCCGGTGCCACTTTTtggattcttttattatttttcaaattgttttttagttttttgttattttgcttGCCTGCATGCCTGCCTGCCACACATTGATCGTTtaggttttattttaatttgctaCATgtacatgtttgttttttgattattatttttgtgctgcatgtttctcttttttagtgGAAATGTCAAATGTTGATATGCATTGTGCCAACATATCGTCGCCGAAATGCGTGATATGTGCAATTAGATGTCGAGTTTCTAGCCAGCGcacgtatacatatatatataacccCCCTCATAATCTAACCTTATGTTCCTCTActatacacaacacacacgccCGCCCATGTCTGGATTTTTTCGTGTGATATGCTGCAAGTTCCGTTGTTGTCCCTAACTTGATATGATCATGTGAAGTTTGGTGGAATGCACGCGCTTCAATTACTGACGAGCCTGACTAATGAACTCGTCAGATGCCAACCTGAATCAGCTCAATTTGTCTAATGACGATGAAAATCAATGCTGATGACTGGCATCCGTTCAATGGCATTTCTCTCTCGGTAGATATACGAATGGTATAGATACGAAAGCGAATAAAGAGCTCGGGCTTACACATCaggagactctctctctcccccatcTAAACGCCTTCAATGCCAATCAATACCTGAAAGAGAAGTTGTGACTGCTGGAGGAGAAATGCCAAGCTGGATCTTAGATCTGCAGCGTGTATATAAAAGATCTTACAGATATATATGAGCCAGGAGAGACAAGAAGACGATTGGTGGTTCTCTGCTGTGACGGAGCAGAGCgggtctttcttttttttttttcttcgggtGGGATTGAACGACTGCAATCAATGGCGCTCACGCCAACCCAGTCCCGAAAGATACACATCGTccccctttcttcttcttatggtATATTGACACGAAGTAGTATACCCTCTggctctctctatctctcactTTCCCtcttcattattatttcctcTTGGCAATCGGCAGCAGCCATGGCAACCCAAAGTCTCCAAACCCAAATAGTTAATCTAAGAAACTCTCTGTCGGCCCCGCCGGCTGATTGATGTTCGATCGCCGGCTCTCCATCCAGCAGCTGACGCATTCAAATGAATATAAGAGTCGAGAGTGGTATTTGCATGCACCGATTGGGGCGATGATGAAACCATTCTTTAATCGATGAAGTGATGCTATCTACATTTTAAATGTActatctttaattttttgggtgaTTGATGGATGGATTTTTAGAAGCAGTCAGCTGAGCCGGGGCCATCTCAATCAGCAGCACAATCGCTCCTTTGATACCGGCCAGCATCATCAGAATAAGCGGGCGGCAGCTTACGCCTACAGTTCCAGCGAGGAGAGTTTGAATTTATCGTTCGCCCAGCAGCCGCcggatcagcagcagcaacaagacGAGGAGACGGTGGAGACGTTGTGCGAGATTCCTTTGATCCATCACTCGACCAGCACACCTTCGCTGGTCGCTCATCCGTCATTCGGCCAAATGGTGGCCAACAATCATTGGCTGAATATCGGATCCAGCAGCTCGACTCCACGACCAGTCACTTCCGGCAAGCGCCGCTCCGTTCAGCCTTACAGCTGCACCAGCACCGACGATCCGCCCGGATTGCCACACCAGTACCAGCTCCTGCTCCAGCAGACGGCCGCCATTAAAACGACGCTGTCCGGATTGGAAGCGGATTTCGGAGCGTCGAGACGCGACATGGGCTGGTTGCAGGAGAATCTGACGACCGTTCAAAGCGCCACCGGAAGCGTTTCCGACAAGGTCGTCAAGATGCAGTCGCAGGTGGCCAACATGGAGCGACAGATCAACGGAGCCGTCAAGGTTGGCCGGCAATAAATAAGCCCAGCAGTCGTCTGCTACCCCACCAAAAAATATCGCCCGGCTTATTAACGACCCCCTTCTTGCTTATTCCCTTATTCTCTCTTCACTAGATATCATTTGGAAACTCTTGCCAAATAACCCACACTCACACTTCTCTGGTTGATTCAATTAATACTATCTtcgttttcttccattttctgTGTGTCCCGCTTATTCTATATATACTAATGACTGTTGATTTAGTGAGTGCGTACTACCCCCCCTCCAGTGTCTGATTAACcctccccagcagcagcacgagaCTATGGTGTGTCCTTTAATACTCTGCAACTGTGTGCCCAATTTATTTTTGGCGGACAAGCGGGATATgagagcgtgtgtgtgtgtgatgcccGTGTGTTTGCGTGAGCGTCTGCTGTTTGATTGACGGTCATTGATTCGTTCCCCCCCCCCGTGTGTTGCCACTGAGCGAAACCGAGGAGCATATAATCGTTTTCCAGTGTGAAGAAGCAGTCAGGGTTGAATAATAAGATATACccgatgaaaaaaaggagaaaataacttaaaaacacacacacacaaagcatCTGTATGCATTATTTATCCAGTGACATATCATCTGTCAGGCCTATCAGTTCCAATCATCTAACtttaaacatttgttttaGGATTGAGAGTTATAAGGAAACGATTTCATGGTCTATTCATGTATGTGTTTATACGAaacatttttcccccttcagaATTCAACAATTTCCCTGCGAATAATCGACAGTCGTGTGTAGGATTGCGACGAGCTATCGCTTATGTCAGCTACGTAAAGAGTTATTCCAAGCCGATGTTAAGTTGCGAACCTgggcgtggtggtggtgctggctGGCTCCTGTGACAACGAATCAATAACGCGCATGCATAATCCTATACgtcatacccccccccccccccccccgtcgtGAATTCGCCTTCGTATTATATTCttagaaaacacaaaaagaaacatttctcctttttttttattatttttcgttgttgtttgtttgtctgttgAAATCCCTCCCGCGCGCTGTGCGACCGTCGAAATCGCGTTTGGCTTTTGTTTCGGTCAAAGCTGTTTACGACGATTTCGTGTAATACCTATTCTGCTGTACACGAGAGCGTTTGGGAATAGTCTATATTATACCCGACAGGTTTCGTGAAAGTAGATACGTATACACGGGGCGCgttcttattcttctctccttaTCAGCCGCGTGCAGCACCAAGAGCCCGGCTCGCCGTGGGGAATCACGATCGAATACATATAACATCTCTCCCTCGCCTACATGTACTTCTGTCTGTAATGGGGTCCGAAAAAGGGGAATGAGGAGTGATTTTATTGTGATGACGTCATGAAGGACTGGTGCTTGTGTATTTCAGTTGTTACATTCATATCGTTGCATGTTGTAGTTTGAAAGTGggaaacaaaatgaagaagaggaaatgttcaacaaaaagaaaaaggcaaaaataattcaaaacatCCTCTGAAACTAACAACTTTTTCGTTCTCTTTCACTGATACTAACCGATCGATGAATTGTTGATTATTCTAACAATAACACAATTACGCAGGAATGTCGACCATTTTTACATACTACCGAGGAGGAGATAAGCTGGTAAATGTAGGCGGCGTTAGACTTATTCTAAAGTACATATTATCCCGTCAGGAAGCGCAGCAGTTGCAGCAGAGGGCCAATGATGCGCTGAAATCGGCGTCGGATGCCGAACGTGACTTCCGGCGGCTGGAGAACGACTGCCAATCGTTGCTGAATCAGCTACTACGTCAACAGCAGTCATCGAATTCGTTGGCCGATCCACTGTGTCTCAGCCCAATGACTCCTCATCCGCCTGGAagcttgatgatgatgagcttccagcagcagcagcacggagCGGATACGAGCGGTCATCATTTCTCCTCTCAGCGCTCTTCCAGCCAACTCCCGCCGTTGGCACCCGTTCCGCAACTCAACATCCCGCCCACTTTCGATTTCGCTGCCCTGTTGACTAAATCTATGCCGATCGGATCGTCGGcagtggcggcggcggagcCCCGAATGAAATCCTCCTTCCGGAGCGAGGGTGTCAATAAGAACGGAACCAAATCCATTTCGTTCGGTCCGATCACGACGTACGCCACGTCTCCTACAACGGATCCTGATGATGTCATCCCGGCTGCCACCAGCACTCTGAGGAAGACCATCAGTCATAGCAGTGGGCCATCGTTCGTTCTTCCGGTTTCGGACTTTAATCAAAATTCCCCACATTCTATGATGACTTCTTAGACAacaattttctatcaatttcttatttaaacTGTTTAGGCCTCAaccaaaatattattttttatcataCAAGGATATATTCCCGGTGGATTCTCTGTTAAGGTTTGAGAATTATAGGgaaacatttgtttttttttcaattttcgttAGTCCTTTCAGAAGAAACGTGTGAACTTATTCGCCATTTGTGGGAATTCCAGCgattttttattgcttttcaaactaaaatttgtttggacttaatttgaattaaaactcctttttactttttttttgtatatcgACTAAttccaaatcttttttttccagcaaTGAAGTACTTCCATTtcctattcttcctttttattagTTTGAATTACTTTCCTACTTTACTTTTCATTTGGTTAttgtattttcgtttttttttaaattttgtttttaaatcagcaataaatagcaaaaatattagaaaaaaaaaatttcatttttattgaagGGTTATCTTTGTTTAGAATTTTAGATATCTAAACAACATGAAACCATGAAACTTAATTCCGTTGCAGGTTGCACCGATATTTTGCTTCTACGGAACGCCGAAGGACGGCACTGGGCAACTTTTGTGGAGCGCCTAATCCGTCAACAAAAatatgtaattaaaaaaaaaaaaagagttcgaTCACTTCGGTGAATTTGGAATTTTTGGATCAGCATCAGTGAAAAATGATTGCGTTCCGTTCAGTAAAAACGATATTCCGAACGTAGTTTTCAATGTTACCGCCAGATGGCTCTATATTTGTGAAGGATTCGGCCAATAGAAAGTTGGTCTGCTCTGCTTGCTGCTTCTGTGTTcaagtttctttgtttttacgGAGCAAATTCCACCCCAAAATAATGTAAGTAAATATATAACTTATTATACAGTATTATATTAttgtcatttttaaaatgcgagttttttctcattttttaaacaaaatctgaatttgtttttttttctaattccttgccaaagaaaagtccttggttaaaatgaaaaaaaaactcgcattttttacagaatctaggcattccatcatttcattttaaaaatataggaaaaacaaggaaaaatgattaaaaatggatAAAGACCTGCACAGATTTGAACCTAATACTACTCTAATGGGAATCCACCGCTATACCCACTAGGCTACTAATTACTTACTCAACTTAAAAATTGCTAACGTATGAATTCGAATCTTTCCTTGGCTATCCCCTTTCAAAACTGGCAATGCTGTGTCAGAAGGACAGGATGCCTTCTGGCTaggttgggtgggtgggtggaatCTTCCCCAACTTTTGCAGGGGCAAATGTACATTGACTGGCCTTATCTTACGTAGGCTATGCTGGTAGGTAACTATTAAGACCGTGAAGTTTATCAATCTGATTGACTTAATTTCGGTAGTTTTGAACATTGAATTCATGACCACCAGATTTCTTCTGTCTATGAGTCCAGAAAGACACAAATTGTCAAGTAAATACTCTCTGGGTCCATCCTGAAGGATCATAAATCTAGTGTAcacatcattttttaaaaagaagcttTACTTCTGATCAAGCTGGTTATGGAAGACAGGTAAAACCTGATGTCAGATAGTTAGGTTCTCTTTGCCAAGTCTTAAAGCTAAGAGAGGCccttttaattgtttgttctTGACCACATGCTAAGTTGGTTTACTCGATCATTGAGCTATGGCTTCTACATCCCATTTTTCTTAGTAACGCCCGAATAATACTCGCAAAATATACTATTTTAACTATATTACTATTATACTACCTCTCTCTCGGTCGAATCCATTCCTAATTCTTCGATAGTAAAGAGACGCATCTGTCGAGTATATTCGTTTTCCTCCGACTCTATCCTTCACTTCTGTTTTAATCTGTTCCTGCGTGTTTCTAAAATCCCCAAACATCTTTTGGTGCACATGGCAATCACATGCTATTACTCGTTGATGCGATAAAACAGTAGCATTACCGAAACGATGTTGCCTCCTATATCCATACGTCACTTCCCATCTATAATTAACTATTCTATCCCttgttatttgaataattctcctttttttttcttgtaggaGTTGTAGATTGTATACTGCTACAAAGATGTAGGGGTGCGGTCGAGGCAGGCATCAAGGATTGAAAGTCGTACATTTATTTCCTTCACCAGGTGATCAGCTGCATTTTGCAgtccctttttaaaattaaatttattcgattttctcaatttttatttgtcgatAGATTAATTGATAGATTACCGTAGCGCGACGGGGTAAGAGTTCTCATATTTCCTTGAGAACTTACTTGGCTTAAATTTACTTGGCTGTATGTGATACGTGCCAAGTTTGAGCAGGAGTTAAGGTGAGAATGACGAGTTGGGTAAGGAAAGTAAACCTCAATTGTCGGTGAACTCATTCAGCACTGCCTAGGAAGTCGTCACCTTGTGTATTAAGGAGCGTTCATCAATGAGTATTTCAGGGGCTGAGGGGGTAAAGGTGGAGTATTCTATCTGACGATGAAACAAACAAGGACATACCCGAGATGAGCTGCTTCCAGTGGCCTTTTCTTCTGAGTATTTTCAAGGGGTCGTGTGTTCCGTGAAGGTGAAGTTTTTTGtaccattttgtttgtttattaatttatatgtactattttctttgaattccCGTAGTTGCTGTCCGATCATGTGGGacgttgttgcagcctatgctGGTGAAAGATCTTTATGCATTAATTTAAACTGGCTGTTCCTTGGTGCTGGTGTCGTGTTACCGAAGTTGCatcattattttgttaaattgtcatTGGGTCTGTTTACCAGTTATATGTTAAGAAGGAACAGAAATGGGAAAGCGACAATAAACCACATAGACACTAGTCCTTTTAACATGTAGACACTAGAACTTTACAATAGAACATAAAAATAAGTCAGTTCTAGTGtcgtcaaaaatttacattttaaaatttagctaGGTCTAGTGTCTCTACTTCTAGTTCTAGCGTCTTCgaagacattttaaattttaacgttataaaatttacaaaatccaaattaaattttttaattccaaattGTCAAAGTTTTAACATAGTTTTAAATACTGTTTAGTTCTAGTGTCCTATAAGCTAGTTCTAGTGTCTCCttaatttaaaagttaaaaaagaaatgtttgttctattGTCTTCGATAACACTATGAGtgttaaatgttaaatttcaaCATGGGTTGCACTGAGCCAGCTCAGGCGCGGGTGAGCCCGTCGGCGGCACGGTATTTAAGCGATCCAAGCGGCTGATGGCCGCAACTCGTCCTTAGCGTCAGACGACTGTTTTGAAAATAGCTCACCCCCGCCTGAGCTAGCCCACCTCTTCGTTTGAACTGTCAGGTGCTTTAATTATTCGTTTACCAAGTGTTtctatttaccttttttaaagtGTGATTGTGATGGAGAACTCTGACTGTGAAAAAAGTGATGAAGGTGATTATCTTCAAGTGAAACAAACGAAAGTGTTtttg
The sequence above is drawn from the Daphnia pulicaria isolate SC F1-1A chromosome 1, SC_F0-13Bv2, whole genome shotgun sequence genome and encodes:
- the LOC124338262 gene encoding uncharacterized protein LOC124338262 isoform X1 encodes the protein MEDVTVQPRAHLAIGRQWKSRSVLLLPNFSREKPPPVAPGPVIQHDGPVMQLSGKGLLVPGSWKRRYCVLDGRRLYYYQLNGENQGHLHYRDKTSHYVDLDNYDICEEAKGIKTASNVLVISSSEIEKSFFDTGRLYLSAETAKEMNEWISQIRSAMSALRNGPAKAQPPPKSSSKSAAADVSTCSTAEQAAKMNTTETGLENSILLLNPGEHLDCITKQRAKGPTGRRLPRQAKSRLYPASDAVQQQQRSESLPRLEPAVNNDPVNIRSSQLSRGHLNQQHNRSFDTGQHHQNKRAAAYAYSSSEESLNLSFAQQPPDQQQQQDEETVETLCEIPLIHHSTSTPSLVAHPSFGQMVANNHWLNIGSSSSTPRPVTSGKRRSVQPYSCTSTDDPPGLPHQYQLLLQQTAAIKTTLSGLEADFGASRRDMGWLQENLTTVQSATGSVSDKVVKMQSQVANMERQINGAVKEAQQLQQRANDALKSASDAERDFRRLENDCQSLLNQLLRQQQSSNSLADPLCLSPMTPHPPGSLMMMSFQQQQHGADTSGHHFSSQRSSSQLPPLAPVPQLNIPPTFDFAALLTKSMPIGSSAVAAAEPRMKSSFRSEGVNKNGTKSISFGPITTYATSPTTDPDDVIPAATSTLRKTISHSSGPSFVLPVSDFNQNSPHSMMTS
- the LOC124338262 gene encoding uncharacterized protein LOC124338262 isoform X2; translation: MEDVTVQPRAHLAIGRQWKSRSVLLLPNFSREKPPPVAPGPVIQHDGPVMQLSGKGLLVPGSWKRRYCVLDGRRLYYYQLNGENQGHLHYRDKTSHYVDLDNYDICEEAKGIKTASNVLVISSSEIEKSFFDTGRLYLSAETAKEMNEWISQIRSAMSALRNGPAKAQPPPKSSSKSAAADVSTCSTAEAAKMNTTETGLENSILLLNPGEHLDCITKQRAKGPTGRRLPRQAKSRLYPASDAVQQQQRSESLPRLEPAVNNDPVNIRSSQLSRGHLNQQHNRSFDTGQHHQNKRAAAYAYSSSEESLNLSFAQQPPDQQQQQDEETVETLCEIPLIHHSTSTPSLVAHPSFGQMVANNHWLNIGSSSSTPRPVTSGKRRSVQPYSCTSTDDPPGLPHQYQLLLQQTAAIKTTLSGLEADFGASRRDMGWLQENLTTVQSATGSVSDKVVKMQSQVANMERQINGAVKEAQQLQQRANDALKSASDAERDFRRLENDCQSLLNQLLRQQQSSNSLADPLCLSPMTPHPPGSLMMMSFQQQQHGADTSGHHFSSQRSSSQLPPLAPVPQLNIPPTFDFAALLTKSMPIGSSAVAAAEPRMKSSFRSEGVNKNGTKSISFGPITTYATSPTTDPDDVIPAATSTLRKTISHSSGPSFVLPVSDFNQNSPHSMMTS
- the LOC124338262 gene encoding uncharacterized protein LOC124338262 isoform X4 — its product is MAPQKLLPPPVAPGPVIQHDGPVMQLSGKGLLVPGSWKRRYCVLDGRRLYYYQLNGENQGHLHYRDKTSHYVDLDNYDICEEAKGIKTASNVLVISSSEIEKSFFDTGRLYLSAETAKEMNEWISQIRSAMSALRNGPAKAQPPPKSSSKSAAADVSTCSTAEQAAKMNTTETGLENSILLLNPGEHLDCITKQRAKGPTGRRLPRQAKSRLYPASDAVQQQQRSESLPRLEPAVNNDPVNIRSSQLSRGHLNQQHNRSFDTGQHHQNKRAAAYAYSSSEESLNLSFAQQPPDQQQQQDEETVETLCEIPLIHHSTSTPSLVAHPSFGQMVANNHWLNIGSSSSTPRPVTSGKRRSVQPYSCTSTDDPPGLPHQYQLLLQQTAAIKTTLSGLEADFGASRRDMGWLQENLTTVQSATGSVSDKVVKMQSQVANMERQINGAVKEAQQLQQRANDALKSASDAERDFRRLENDCQSLLNQLLRQQQSSNSLADPLCLSPMTPHPPGSLMMMSFQQQQHGADTSGHHFSSQRSSSQLPPLAPVPQLNIPPTFDFAALLTKSMPIGSSAVAAAEPRMKSSFRSEGVNKNGTKSISFGPITTYATSPTTDPDDVIPAATSTLRKTISHSSGPSFVLPVSDFNQNSPHSMMTS